From Segatella copri, the proteins below share one genomic window:
- a CDS encoding RNA-binding domain-containing protein encodes MTKEELIDRINDIEWEDFEAKETKSELPKNIWETVSAFANTSGGWIVLGVKQNGKKFEISGVDNAEKLEQDFLGTLRSQKFNEPVDAKSMLYHIDGHKVLAFHIASSPHKPIYYNNPQNTFIRFGSGDQRATNGEITAMFHNQSFGIKSEQILLDSDLSMLNEDTIRDYRNYFKLYSPRPNLISNDIADFCKRIGIADNEGHLNYGGLMCFGKEEWVRHYVPTFWMDLVEIPGRSVREARTRYTYRIPEQENLWEYFQIMIRRLRLIVDTPFMMNDEGFNVEDRSQFKILREALVNMLSHFDPFSTIHSCIHIYTDRVEFFNAGGYPVPISQLGNHLYSNPRNPIIAKIFRLVNLSETIGYGFDMMNEWKEITGNDVTFESDICTSTVTFWLDNDRATNRATNRATNRATNRAEGDNTYTDATDKVVSILKFCKEPKYRKEIYDLIGVTYQQWNFKAFIEPLLKHDYLELTVPDKPTSPKQQYRTTKKGLLFLETI; translated from the coding sequence ATGACAAAGGAAGAGCTGATAGATAGAATCAACGACATCGAATGGGAGGACTTCGAGGCTAAGGAGACCAAGAGCGAACTCCCTAAGAATATATGGGAAACCGTAAGTGCATTCGCCAACACTTCCGGCGGATGGATAGTGCTTGGAGTAAAGCAGAATGGCAAGAAGTTTGAAATCTCCGGAGTTGACAATGCAGAGAAGTTGGAACAAGACTTCCTGGGCACCTTGCGTTCTCAGAAATTCAATGAGCCAGTCGATGCCAAGAGCATGCTCTATCATATAGATGGGCATAAGGTCTTGGCATTTCATATTGCCTCATCACCCCACAAGCCTATCTACTATAACAATCCACAGAATACATTCATCCGATTCGGCAGTGGAGACCAGCGAGCTACCAATGGCGAGATAACCGCCATGTTTCATAACCAATCATTCGGCATCAAGTCTGAGCAAATACTCTTAGACTCAGACCTCTCCATGCTCAATGAGGACACCATTCGTGACTATCGTAATTACTTCAAGCTATACAGTCCTCGTCCCAATCTGATAAGCAATGACATCGCCGACTTCTGCAAGCGCATCGGCATCGCCGATAATGAAGGGCATCTGAACTATGGTGGTTTGATGTGTTTCGGCAAAGAAGAATGGGTTCGTCATTATGTACCGACGTTTTGGATGGATTTGGTGGAGATTCCAGGTAGAAGTGTAAGAGAAGCCCGAACCCGCTATACCTACCGCATTCCCGAGCAAGAGAACCTTTGGGAGTATTTTCAGATTATGATCAGGAGACTGCGCCTCATCGTGGATACGCCTTTCATGATGAACGATGAGGGTTTCAATGTGGAAGATCGCTCGCAGTTTAAGATTTTGCGAGAAGCATTAGTCAATATGCTCTCTCACTTCGATCCATTCAGCACCATTCACTCCTGCATTCATATCTATACCGACAGAGTCGAGTTCTTCAATGCCGGTGGCTATCCTGTGCCTATATCCCAACTGGGCAACCATCTCTATTCCAATCCTCGCAACCCGATTATCGCCAAGATATTCAGACTGGTAAATCTATCAGAAACCATCGGTTATGGTTTCGACATGATGAATGAGTGGAAGGAAATCACAGGAAATGACGTGACTTTTGAGAGTGATATTTGTACCAGCACTGTCACTTTTTGGTTGGATAATGACAGAGCTACTAACAGAGCTACTAACAGAGCTACTAACAGAGCTACTAACAGAGCTGAAGGTGATAATACATATACAGATGCAACAGACAAAGTTGTATCCATCCTTAAGTTCTGCAAAGAACCAAAATACAGAAAGGAAATATACGATTTAATTGGTGTTACGTATCAACAATGGAACTTCAAAGCATTCATCGAGCCACTGCTCAAACATGATTATCTGGAACTTACGGTTCCTGACAAGCCGACAAGCCCTAAACAGCAATACAGAACAACCAAAAAGGGTTTGTTGTTCTTGGAGACAATATAA
- a CDS encoding outer membrane beta-barrel protein: protein MVYFNKEFKWNSRGNKENMQLSSSSSLNAKLYKAFCKNRFSVTLEANDIFNKSNRDIRFYNKDVTFWQSSTSDIRSLLLTFQYNFNTSRSRYKGQGAGNEELNRFK from the coding sequence ATCGTTTACTTTAATAAAGAGTTTAAATGGAACAGCCGTGGAAACAAGGAGAACATGCAGCTCAGTTCTTCCTCTAGCCTCAATGCCAAGCTTTACAAGGCTTTCTGCAAGAATCGTTTCTCGGTTACGCTTGAAGCTAACGACATCTTCAACAAAAGCAATCGTGACATACGATTCTACAATAAGGATGTTACGTTTTGGCAAAGCAGCACTAGCGATATCCGTTCCTTGCTCTTGACATTCCAGTATAACTTCAATACGTCAAGAAGTCGATACAAGGGTCAAGGTGCTGGTAATGAGGAATTGAATCGCTTCAAATAA
- the pepI gene encoding proline iminopeptidase: MEIKEGYMPFMGYQTYYRIVGKTEEGKSPIILLHGGPGSTHNYFELLDRVAESGRAVIMYDQLGCGNSFVEGHPELWTPETWLNELCSLIDYLHIDHFHLLGQSWGGMLAIIYLIEKQAKGVKSAILSSTLSSSKLWASEQHRMIKFMSEEDQRAIAEAEAKDDFSSEAYAKANEHFMLLHCASEVTEDSPECLRRKKRAGAEAYLHGWGPNEYTPTGTLRDYDYTDRLGEIQVPCLVMSGTNDLCTPLVAKTLYDGIQDSKWHLFVGARHMPFAEQNDEYCQVLEEWLEEKD, encoded by the coding sequence ATGGAAATCAAGGAAGGATATATGCCCTTCATGGGCTATCAAACATATTATCGTATCGTAGGTAAAACAGAGGAGGGCAAGAGCCCTATCATCCTCTTGCATGGTGGACCAGGCAGTACCCACAACTATTTCGAACTATTGGATAGAGTAGCGGAATCAGGAAGAGCTGTCATCATGTACGACCAGTTGGGCTGTGGCAACTCATTTGTGGAGGGACATCCCGAACTCTGGACTCCTGAGACTTGGCTCAACGAACTTTGTTCACTCATCGACTATCTCCACATCGACCATTTTCATCTCTTAGGACAGTCGTGGGGTGGCATGCTCGCCATCATCTATCTGATAGAGAAGCAAGCAAAGGGCGTGAAGTCAGCCATCCTCAGCAGCACCCTTTCGAGCAGCAAACTGTGGGCAAGTGAGCAACATCGTATGATTAAGTTTATGTCGGAGGAAGACCAGCGTGCCATTGCCGAGGCTGAGGCGAAGGATGACTTTTCGAGCGAGGCGTATGCCAAGGCGAATGAGCACTTCATGCTCTTGCATTGTGCCAGTGAGGTGACGGAGGATAGTCCAGAGTGTCTTCGCCGGAAGAAGCGTGCTGGTGCTGAGGCTTATCTCCATGGTTGGGGACCAAACGAATACACTCCTACAGGTACGCTCCGTGATTATGATTACACCGACCGCCTTGGCGAGATTCAAGTGCCTTGCTTGGTGATGAGTGGCACCAATGACCTCTGTACTCCATTGGTGGCAAAGACCCTCTATGATGGTATCCAAGATTCCAAGTGGCATCTCTTCGTAGGGGCAAGACATATGCCTTTCGCCGAGCAAAACGATGAGTATTGCCAGGTGCTGGAAGAATGGTTGGAGGAGAAAGATTAG
- a CDS encoding riboflavin synthase, producing MFSGIVEEMATVVAIKQDKENIDFTLKCSFVDELGIDQSVAHNGVCLTVVEIKDGTYTVTAMKETLDRSNLGLLKVGDKVNVERSMVMNGRLDGHIVQGHVDETAKCIAMKDADGSTYFTFEYELNKEMARKGYFTVDKGSVTVNGVSLTVCDPTDNTFTVAIIPYTRENTNFCDIEVGTVVNIEFDILGKYIARLKSFE from the coding sequence ATGTTTAGTGGAATCGTAGAAGAAATGGCCACTGTTGTGGCGATTAAGCAGGATAAGGAGAACATCGACTTTACCCTGAAATGTTCGTTCGTAGATGAACTCGGCATCGACCAGAGCGTGGCGCACAACGGCGTCTGCCTCACCGTAGTGGAAATAAAAGACGGTACCTATACTGTTACCGCCATGAAGGAAACCCTGGACCGCAGCAATCTGGGACTGCTCAAGGTAGGCGACAAGGTGAACGTAGAGCGTTCTATGGTGATGAACGGCCGTCTGGATGGTCATATCGTACAGGGACACGTGGACGAGACTGCCAAATGTATCGCAATGAAAGACGCTGATGGCTCTACTTATTTTACTTTCGAATATGAGCTCAACAAGGAAATGGCAAGAAAAGGCTATTTCACGGTGGACAAAGGCAGCGTTACCGTTAACGGCGTTTCGCTCACCGTCTGTGATCCTACAGACAACACATTTACCGTTGCTATCATTCCTTATACCAGAGAGAATACCAACTTCTGCGACATCGAAGTGGGAACGGTAGTGAATATCGAATTCGACATTCTGGGCAAATATATCGCTCGACTCAAGAGCTTTGAATAA
- a CDS encoding electron transfer flavoprotein subunit beta/FixA family protein: protein MSLKIVVLAKQVPDTRNVGKDAMTAEGTVNRAALPAIFNPEDLNALEQALRLKEQNPGSTVGILTMGPPRAGEIIRQGLYRGADTGWLLTDRLFAGADTLATSYALATGIQKIGDVDIVIGGRQAIDGDTAQVGPQVAQKLGLNQVTYAEEILKVEDGKATIRRLIDGGVETVEAPLPLVITVNGSAAPCRPCNVKLVMKYKYATCPMERKGDEPWANLYEERPYLTLNQWSVADVDGDPAQCGLSGSPTKVKAVKNIVFQAKESKTLTSSDEDIDGLMKELLNESIIG from the coding sequence ATGAGTTTAAAAATCGTAGTACTTGCCAAGCAAGTACCTGACACAAGAAATGTGGGTAAGGATGCGATGACCGCCGAAGGCACAGTAAATCGCGCTGCCCTTCCTGCAATCTTCAATCCTGAAGATTTGAACGCATTGGAGCAGGCTCTCCGATTGAAAGAGCAGAATCCAGGTTCTACAGTTGGTATTTTGACCATGGGTCCTCCACGTGCTGGAGAAATCATCCGCCAGGGTCTTTATCGTGGTGCTGATACGGGTTGGTTGCTTACCGACCGTCTCTTTGCCGGTGCTGATACATTGGCTACTTCCTATGCCCTTGCTACTGGTATCCAGAAGATTGGTGACGTTGACATCGTGATCGGTGGTCGTCAGGCTATCGATGGTGATACAGCCCAGGTAGGTCCGCAGGTGGCTCAGAAGTTGGGATTGAACCAGGTAACCTACGCAGAGGAAATCCTCAAGGTAGAGGATGGCAAGGCTACTATACGCCGCCTCATTGATGGTGGTGTGGAGACTGTTGAGGCTCCATTGCCATTGGTTATCACTGTAAACGGAAGTGCTGCTCCATGTCGCCCATGCAACGTGAAGCTCGTAATGAAATATAAATACGCTACCTGCCCTATGGAGCGCAAGGGTGATGAGCCTTGGGCCAACCTCTATGAAGAGCGCCCTTACCTCACTCTGAACCAGTGGAGCGTTGCCGATGTAGATGGCGACCCTGCACAGTGCGGTCTGAGCGGTTCACCTACCAAGGTGAAGGCCGTGAAGAACATCGTGTTCCAGGCTAAGGAAAGCAAGACCTTGACCAGCAGCGATGAAGACATCGACGGACTGATGAAGGAATTGTTGAACGAAAGTATTATCGGATAA
- a CDS encoding electron transfer flavoprotein subunit alpha/FixB family protein, translating to MNNVFVYCEVEGTTVAEVSQELLTKGRKLANQQGVELHAIVAGTGIKGQVEDQILPYGVDKLFVFDAEGLFPYTSAPHTDILVNLFKEEKPQIALMGATVIGRDLGPRVSSSLTSGLTADCTELEIGDYDDKKSGKHYEGLLYQIRPAFGGNIVATIVNPDHRPQMATVRSGVMQKSIYEGECKKEVVYPEVSKYVPAEDFVVKVLDHHVEAAKHNLKGSAIVVAGGYGVGSKEGFDQLFELAHLLHGEVGASRAAVDAGWVDHDRQIGQTGVTVHPKVYIACGISGQIQHIAGMQDSGIIISVNNDPDAPINKIADYVINGNVEDVVPKLIKYYKQNSK from the coding sequence ATGAACAACGTATTTGTATATTGCGAGGTAGAAGGCACAACCGTTGCCGAAGTATCTCAGGAATTGCTCACCAAGGGTCGTAAGCTCGCTAACCAGCAGGGCGTGGAGCTCCATGCCATCGTAGCAGGTACCGGCATCAAGGGTCAGGTAGAGGATCAGATTCTCCCTTATGGTGTAGATAAATTATTTGTTTTCGATGCTGAGGGATTGTTCCCATATACTTCAGCTCCTCATACAGACATTCTCGTCAACCTCTTCAAGGAGGAGAAGCCTCAGATTGCATTGATGGGTGCTACCGTTATCGGTCGCGACCTCGGTCCTCGTGTTTCTTCTTCATTGACCAGCGGTCTTACCGCCGACTGTACAGAGCTTGAAATCGGTGATTACGACGATAAGAAGAGCGGCAAGCACTACGAGGGTCTGCTCTATCAGATTCGTCCTGCCTTCGGTGGTAACATCGTGGCTACTATCGTAAATCCAGACCACCGTCCACAGATGGCTACAGTCCGCTCTGGCGTGATGCAGAAGAGCATCTACGAGGGTGAGTGCAAGAAGGAAGTAGTTTACCCTGAGGTAAGCAAGTATGTTCCTGCTGAGGACTTCGTAGTAAAGGTACTCGACCACCACGTAGAGGCTGCCAAGCACAACCTGAAGGGGTCTGCCATCGTCGTAGCCGGCGGTTATGGCGTAGGAAGCAAGGAAGGCTTCGACCAGCTCTTCGAGTTGGCTCATCTCCTCCATGGTGAGGTAGGTGCTTCCCGTGCTGCCGTAGATGCAGGCTGGGTAGATCACGACCGTCAGATTGGTCAGACTGGTGTTACCGTTCATCCTAAGGTTTATATCGCCTGCGGAATCTCTGGTCAGATTCAGCACATCGCCGGTATGCAGGATTCAGGCATCATCATCTCTGTAAACAACGATCCTGATGCTCCAATCAACAAGATTGCCGACTACGTTATCAACGGCAATGTTGAGGATGTGGTTCCTAAGCTCATCAAGTACTACAAGCAGAATTCTAAGTAA
- a CDS encoding acyl-CoA dehydrogenase family protein: MANYYTDHPEIEFHLNHPLMKRVVDLKERNYVEKDQFEDAPVNYEDAIENYKRLLDITGDVAANIIEPNSEDVDLEGPHLENGRMIYASKTFENLDATRKAGLWGLSMPRRYGGLNLPNAIFSMASEIIAAADAGFQNIWSLQSCIDTLYEFGSEEQRQKYIPRICAGETMSMDLTEPDAGSDLQRVMLKATQDEDGTWRLNGVKRFITNGDSDIHLVLARSEEGTKDGRGLSMFIYDKRDGGVTVRHIEHKLGIHGSPTCELVYKNAKAELCGNTRLGLIKYVMALMNGARLGIAAQSVGVEQEAYNEGLAYAKERAQFGEKIINFPAVYDMLSRMKAKLDAGRSLLYCCARYVDIYKALEDIARDTKLTPEERQEMKKYTRLADAFTPLAKGMNSEYANQNAYDAISIHGGSGFIMEYKCQRLFRDARIFSIYEGTTQLQVVAAIRYITNGTYLSIIKEMLENEVSDDLKALKERVAKLVELYEAAMNKVKEANDQAVHDFLARRLYNMTGDIVMSLLILDDATKAPEMFAKSANVYVRMAEEEVLGHSAYIQNFKAEDLESFKA, from the coding sequence ATGGCTAATTATTATACAGACCATCCTGAAATAGAGTTCCACTTGAATCATCCGCTCATGAAGCGTGTTGTGGACTTGAAGGAAAGAAATTATGTAGAAAAAGACCAGTTTGAAGATGCTCCAGTAAACTACGAGGATGCCATCGAGAACTACAAGCGATTGCTGGATATTACCGGCGATGTAGCTGCTAACATCATCGAACCAAACTCTGAGGATGTTGACCTCGAAGGTCCACACCTGGAGAACGGTCGCATGATCTATGCCAGCAAGACATTCGAGAACCTCGATGCTACCCGCAAGGCTGGCCTCTGGGGCTTGTCAATGCCTCGTCGTTACGGCGGTTTGAACTTGCCTAACGCCATCTTCTCTATGGCTTCAGAGATTATCGCTGCTGCCGATGCCGGTTTCCAGAACATCTGGTCGCTCCAGAGCTGTATCGATACACTCTATGAGTTCGGTTCTGAGGAGCAGCGCCAGAAGTACATCCCTCGCATCTGCGCAGGCGAGACCATGAGTATGGACTTGACTGAGCCTGATGCAGGTTCTGACTTGCAGCGCGTAATGCTGAAGGCTACACAGGATGAGGACGGCACATGGCGTCTGAACGGTGTGAAGCGTTTTATCACCAATGGTGACTCAGACATCCACTTGGTTCTGGCTCGTTCTGAAGAAGGCACCAAGGATGGTCGTGGTCTTTCTATGTTCATCTACGACAAGCGTGATGGTGGCGTAACCGTTCGTCACATCGAGCACAAGTTGGGTATTCACGGTTCTCCTACCTGCGAGTTGGTTTACAAGAATGCCAAGGCAGAGCTTTGCGGTAACACCCGTCTCGGTTTGATTAAGTACGTGATGGCTCTCATGAATGGTGCCCGTCTGGGTATTGCAGCTCAGAGTGTAGGTGTTGAGCAGGAGGCTTACAATGAGGGTTTGGCCTATGCCAAGGAGCGTGCTCAGTTTGGTGAGAAGATCATCAACTTCCCAGCTGTATACGACATGCTTTCAAGAATGAAGGCTAAGTTGGATGCAGGCCGTTCACTCCTCTACTGCTGCGCTCGCTACGTAGATATCTACAAGGCTTTGGAAGACATCGCCCGCGACACTAAGCTCACTCCAGAGGAGCGTCAGGAGATGAAGAAATACACCCGCTTGGCTGATGCATTTACTCCATTGGCTAAGGGTATGAACTCAGAGTATGCCAACCAGAATGCATACGATGCCATCAGCATTCACGGTGGTTCTGGTTTCATCATGGAGTACAAGTGCCAGCGCCTGTTCCGTGATGCCCGCATCTTCTCTATCTACGAGGGTACCACCCAGCTTCAGGTAGTAGCAGCTATCCGCTACATCACCAACGGCACTTATCTCAGCATAATCAAGGAGATGTTGGAGAACGAGGTTTCAGATGATTTGAAGGCATTGAAGGAGCGTGTTGCTAAGCTCGTAGAACTTTACGAGGCAGCCATGAACAAGGTGAAGGAGGCAAACGATCAGGCAGTTCACGACTTCCTGGCTCGCCGTCTCTACAACATGACTGGCGACATCGTAATGTCTCTCCTCATCCTCGACGATGCTACCAAGGCTCCAGAGATGTTTGCCAAGAGTGCCAACGTATATGTTCGCATGGCAGAGGAGGAAGTTCTCGGTCATTCAGCATACATCCAGAACTTCAAGGCAGAAGACTTGGAGAGCTTCAAGGCATAA
- a CDS encoding DUF4476 domain-containing protein, with translation MKRNEVMALIATTILMFAVCLSASAKGKRNVERGMTKQEVIAILGKPKLTSFDMYGDKWEYDKYNYLSGDSKYITVFFDRNGKVVQYDTKIIELNSQTSNVQQPHPTPPLYDGRCDPDGRMDYGYCLDDASFFKLYNKVKKASFDDNKFDLIEVASLGCYYSCAQAVSMMNIFTFGDSKMKALKLMAPHIVDPQNVIVIYQLFSFDSEKQKVGEILRSSR, from the coding sequence ATGAAAAGAAATGAAGTGATGGCGCTTATCGCCACAACCATATTGATGTTTGCCGTATGCCTCTCGGCTTCGGCTAAAGGAAAAAGAAACGTGGAGCGGGGAATGACCAAGCAGGAAGTAATAGCCATTCTTGGAAAACCTAAGCTCACCAGTTTCGACATGTATGGGGACAAATGGGAATATGACAAATATAATTATCTGTCTGGAGATTCCAAGTACATCACGGTCTTCTTCGACAGAAACGGAAAGGTTGTGCAGTACGATACAAAAATCATAGAACTAAACAGCCAAACATCGAATGTACAGCAGCCACACCCAACTCCACCCCTCTACGATGGAAGATGTGATCCTGATGGCAGAATGGATTACGGCTATTGTCTCGATGATGCGTCCTTCTTCAAACTATATAATAAGGTGAAGAAGGCAAGCTTTGATGACAACAAGTTCGACCTGATAGAAGTGGCTAGCCTCGGATGCTATTATTCTTGTGCCCAAGCCGTCAGCATGATGAATATATTCACTTTTGGTGACAGCAAGATGAAAGCCCTCAAACTGATGGCACCGCATATCGTGGACCCACAGAATGTCATTGTCATCTATCAGCTATTCAGCTTCGACAGCGAGAAGCAAAAGGTAGGAGAAATATTAAGAAGCAGCAGATAA
- a CDS encoding class I SAM-dependent methyltransferase, with translation MNTKILSKDKDPMGAAILDYQKSGRTGRLRVLSSMFEEDEMPVKHLFRKVEEMPMLEQKALQLTKGRVLDIGAGSGCHTLALQEKGLEVKAIDISPLSCEAMELRGVMDAECINLFDEHLETGFDTILLLMNGTGIAGKIEHLPTLFNRLKALLNKGGQILIDSSDLKYIYENEDGSFDINLNGAYYGEVDYQMIYKDVKGDRFNWLYVDFPLLKSIAETCGLHGELVAEGEHYDYLARIF, from the coding sequence ATGAATACAAAGATATTATCAAAAGACAAAGACCCGATGGGCGCTGCTATCCTTGATTATCAGAAATCGGGAAGAACAGGAAGATTACGTGTGCTCTCTTCTATGTTCGAAGAGGACGAAATGCCGGTGAAACATCTCTTCAGAAAAGTTGAGGAGATGCCGATGCTGGAGCAGAAGGCCTTGCAACTCACAAAAGGGCGTGTACTGGATATCGGAGCCGGCAGCGGCTGCCATACGCTCGCCCTGCAGGAGAAGGGCTTGGAGGTAAAAGCGATTGATATTTCTCCTCTGAGCTGCGAAGCGATGGAACTGAGAGGAGTGATGGATGCGGAATGCATCAATCTTTTCGATGAACATCTGGAAACAGGGTTCGATACCATCCTCCTTCTGATGAACGGAACGGGTATCGCCGGAAAGATAGAACATCTCCCTACCCTCTTCAACCGTCTCAAGGCTTTGCTCAACAAGGGCGGACAGATTCTCATCGATTCCTCTGACCTCAAATATATCTACGAGAATGAAGACGGAAGTTTCGACATCAATCTGAATGGTGCCTACTATGGTGAAGTGGATTATCAGATGATCTACAAGGATGTAAAGGGCGACCGCTTCAACTGGCTCTACGTGGATTTCCCATTACTCAAGTCCATTGCCGAAACCTGCGGGTTGCATGGTGAACTCGTGGCAGAAGGCGAGCACTACGACTATCTGGCGAGAATTTTCTAA
- a CDS encoding MgtC/SapB family protein → MDATYIDLTVRLSLALLLGGAIGIEREYRAKEAGFRTHFLVALGSALFCVVSQYGFGFDLKDSSRVAAQVVSGIGFLGAGTIIFQKNVVRGLTTAAGLWVTAAIGLACGTGMYVAAAITTAMVLLGLEVLNYWIPQLGTTTIDLTFTAPSRESVKEFIRQIRQKGLEVHSYELKERRYSKEEFLEANIEIKAKRDFHTMEILDYMNEFSDVTISTIK, encoded by the coding sequence ATGGATGCAACCTATATAGACCTGACTGTTCGTCTGTCTCTCGCCCTGCTTTTAGGAGGTGCGATAGGCATTGAGCGAGAATATCGTGCCAAGGAGGCAGGTTTCCGTACTCACTTTCTCGTGGCATTGGGAAGTGCGCTTTTCTGTGTGGTTTCGCAGTATGGATTCGGATTTGACTTAAAGGATTCTTCCCGTGTGGCTGCGCAGGTGGTTTCGGGCATTGGATTTCTGGGCGCCGGAACGATTATCTTCCAGAAGAACGTGGTGAGAGGATTGACTACTGCTGCTGGCTTGTGGGTGACGGCAGCCATCGGTCTGGCGTGCGGTACGGGAATGTATGTAGCTGCAGCTATTACCACGGCGATGGTGCTGCTGGGACTGGAAGTATTGAACTACTGGATTCCGCAGTTGGGAACAACTACCATCGACTTGACCTTCACTGCGCCATCTCGTGAAAGCGTGAAGGAATTTATCAGGCAAATCAGGCAGAAAGGTCTGGAAGTTCATTCCTATGAGCTGAAAGAGCGTCGCTACTCGAAGGAGGAATTCCTGGAAGCGAACATAGAAATCAAGGCGAAGCGCGATTTCCACACCATGGAGATTCTTGATTACATGAACGAGTTCTCAGATGTCACGATTTCAACGATAAAATAA
- the ettA gene encoding energy-dependent translational throttle protein EttA, protein MATVDDKKIIFSMVGVSKIIPQNQKQILKNIYLSFFYGAKIGIIGLNGAGKSTLMKIIAGLEQPTQGEVVWSPGYSVGYLPQDPPLDENKTVKENVMEGVQKIYDALAEYEDINNKFGLEEYYGDPDKMDKLMQRQAEVQDIIDATDAWNIDSKLERAMAALHCPPGDWPVTNLSGGERRRVALCRLLLQKPDVLLLDEPTNHLDAESIDWLEQHLQQYEGTVIAVTHDRYFLDDVSEWILELDRGEGIPWKGNYSSWLDQKTKRMIQEEKTASKRRKTLERELEWVRMAPKARQAKGKARLNSYEQMLNQEQKEREEKLEIFIPNGPRLGNKVIEAQHVKKAFGEKVLFNDLNFMLPPNGIVGVIGPNGAGKTTLFRLIMGLEQADGGTFEVGETVKLAYVDQQHKDIDPQKTVYEVISQGNETLRLGGRDVNARAYISRFNFSGTDQSKLCSVLSGGERNRLQLALALKQEGNVLLLDEPTNDIDVNTLRALEEGLEAFAGCAVVISHDRWFLDRICTHILAFEGNGEVFFFEGSYSEYEINKARRLGDTEIKKGRYRKLMEE, encoded by the coding sequence ATGGCAACAGTTGACGACAAGAAGATTATCTTCTCAATGGTGGGCGTATCTAAGATTATCCCACAAAACCAGAAACAGATACTGAAGAACATCTACCTATCGTTCTTCTACGGAGCAAAAATCGGTATCATCGGTTTGAACGGTGCCGGTAAATCTACGTTGATGAAAATCATCGCAGGACTTGAGCAACCTACCCAGGGTGAGGTGGTTTGGAGCCCAGGCTACTCTGTGGGCTACTTGCCTCAGGATCCTCCGCTCGACGAGAACAAGACCGTGAAGGAAAACGTGATGGAGGGTGTGCAGAAAATCTATGATGCACTCGCAGAATACGAGGACATCAACAATAAGTTCGGTCTCGAAGAATATTACGGAGACCCTGATAAGATGGACAAGCTGATGCAGCGTCAGGCTGAGGTGCAGGATATCATTGATGCTACCGATGCCTGGAATATCGACTCCAAGCTGGAGCGTGCGATGGCTGCCCTGCATTGTCCTCCTGGCGATTGGCCTGTTACCAATCTCTCGGGTGGTGAGCGCCGTCGCGTGGCTCTCTGCCGCCTGCTCCTGCAGAAGCCGGACGTGCTCCTGCTCGATGAGCCTACCAACCACCTGGATGCTGAGAGCATCGACTGGCTGGAGCAGCACCTGCAGCAGTATGAGGGTACCGTCATCGCCGTAACCCACGACCGCTACTTTCTCGATGACGTGAGCGAGTGGATTCTGGAGTTGGACCGTGGCGAGGGTATTCCATGGAAGGGCAACTACTCTTCATGGCTCGACCAGAAGACCAAGCGAATGATTCAGGAGGAGAAGACTGCCTCTAAGCGCCGCAAGACATTGGAACGTGAGTTGGAATGGGTTCGCATGGCACCTAAGGCCCGTCAGGCTAAGGGTAAGGCTCGTCTGAACTCTTACGAGCAGATGCTCAACCAGGAGCAGAAGGAGCGCGAGGAGAAGCTGGAAATCTTCATCCCTAACGGTCCTCGTCTGGGTAACAAGGTGATTGAGGCTCAGCATGTAAAGAAGGCGTTCGGCGAAAAGGTTCTCTTCAACGACCTCAACTTCATGCTTCCTCCTAACGGCATCGTAGGTGTGATTGGTCCTAACGGAGCCGGCAAGACTACCCTCTTCCGCCTCATCATGGGCTTGGAGCAGGCTGATGGCGGTACATTCGAGGTGGGTGAGACCGTGAAGCTGGCTTATGTTGACCAGCAGCACAAGGACATCGACCCTCAGAAGACTGTTTACGAGGTGATTTCTCAGGGCAACGAAACCTTGCGTCTGGGTGGAAGAGATGTGAATGCACGTGCTTATATCAGCCGCTTCAACTTCTCGGGCACCGACCAAAGCAAGCTCTGCAGTGTTCTCTCGGGTGGTGAGCGCAACCGCCTGCAGTTGGCTTTGGCATTGAAGCAGGAGGGTAATGTATTGCTCCTCGATGAGCCTACCAACGATATCGACGTGAACACCCTCCGTGCCTTGGAGGAAGGTTTGGAGGCATTTGCCGGTTGTGCTGTGGTAATCAGCCACGACCGCTGGTTCCTCGACCGAATCTGTACCCACATTCTTGCCTTCGAGGGCAATGGTGAGGTCTTCTTCTTTGAGGGCAGCTATTCTGAGTATGAAATCAACAAGGCGCGCCGCCTTGGCGATACAGAGATCAAGAAGGGTCGCTACCGCAAGTTGATGGAGGAATAA